Sequence from the Ooceraea biroi isolate clonal line C1 chromosome 2, Obir_v5.4, whole genome shotgun sequence genome:
CGGACGTGATCTCGTACAAGTCGGACGAATTGTATCCCGCtcctattattaataaagttcgGTCGCATATTTCGTAAAAGTGTCGTTTTCCTTTGTGCGTGAGAGTACGTGAGTGACAGCGAAAGCGCGAGACGACCGGAGTCCGCCCGGAcgcaacaatattataaaaattaaataaaccaacattttcaaataaaaaatattttattatttacttatcttCCTTGCTTTACTATACTTTGCTAGGTTTTCTAATTGGGTCGACGATATAATACACCGAAACCATCGAAACGAGAGTTCGAAACGatcggaacgcagccataAGTTGCATGAATGTCGCCAGCACCACTCGGACATTAAGTAGCCATGCAGAACTACAATTTGCAGGGGGCTGGTTACGGCGCAGTGAGGCAGCGGTGCCAGAAAGTGTGCTTTGTAGCATGCGGTGGGAATGAtctcgcgaatcgtcgcacgCTTGAGGTCTCACCCACTCCACTCACATCAGTGAGGTCAGAAAGCGTGCGATGATTCGCGAAATCATTctcactccatccccacctcATGCTACAAAGCACATTTTCTGGCATCGCTGCCGTAACCAACTACGAGGGCGCGGCCCTCCTACCGACGGTTCGCTGCAGCCGCGCTAACATGCGCAGTGATTCGccaatcttcttttattaataactcgaaactttatgtggttgtttgcaaaatggtataggactttgtaattcaatttgacgagaactacctgtgggcgaaagGTTTTTCGTCTTGTGCAAGACACTCTGTATTATAGAGATCATCTCCGTGAGTAATCTGCAGAAAGTTTTAGATTTGTGCGGGGAGGGGCTGCAAGGAGAGAGGCGGAGTCTCTACTGTCCATATCTATAGATCTCTTATAGATTCGCAGATCTAcggtaattatacattataggGGTGTCAGCTTCGACGACCTtgactttgacatatattatagaggtgaccctcctgagtgaccttcaaaaggttttagccgtcgctcgttgtttattaaaaagttattaacaaaagaagtttaatagttttgCATGTGTTTTCAgcaagcgaggttccacgcaaagcaagatTCTATATTGTAACCTCCACACAGTACTTATGGTCAgcccaaagttttgttatttattttatgtggaagagtactaggtgacgggcgcagcccgtctcctcgtgctcttccacccaagcatataccttcccagtataaactttcttactttaaattgaatattagTTTTTCTATCGATCTTCCTGGCTAAACGTATGCTAGATGGTCAGCAAtcctctattatttttattattcaaacgcGATCTATTGCACGCCGACGGGATTTGTCAGTCAAATGCAATAatcgtttttcccttttccacGAGAGAAAATTGTTGAAGTTAAGAGCGTTTCGTCCTAGGATCGTCCGCagacttattattattattattatatttataataatatttataattattataataataatatttcaatttattcacGCCTTAGATCTAGTGATAGGTGTTTACAATGTATGCCGTGTGTAGGCGCGTTTGTGGGTTTTCTCGCAAGCACTCTATACGGGTCCGTTGTAATATACATGCATTTTCTAACATCTTGTGTATCAGCGTCCAGGGCAAGAGATTGTCTGCACAGCCCTACTGATGAGTCTGCGGACGATCCTAGGACGAAACGCTCTTAACTTCAACAATTTTCTCTCgtggaaaagggaaaaacgatTATTGCATTTGACTGACAAATCCCGTCGGCGTGCAATAGATCgcgtttgaataataaaaataatagaagatTGCTGACCATCTAGCATACGTTTAGCCAGGAAGATCGATAGAAAAACTAATATTCAATATGAAATTAACTGacgaagtaataataatatttcaatttcttactttaatattattaattaaacgggcttcgcccgtcacctagtactcttccacatataaaaaaaaaaactttggggtgaccaaaagtactgcgtggaagttacaattgagaactttgctttgcgtTGAACCTCGCTTCATATACTCTCAGTATGCTTTCTAAAGTTATTAAAACTATCTGCAGATTACTGGGATGGAATGATCTCTATATATTTCAACGTGAAGTTCTTACTTTGCGTTTTCGGACAGTTGAAAAGTTTTGCaaaacagatttcaccgtacagattttgatcacctggtacacggcacggatcctggcgggggggggaggggcacgGCCCCtcctccccgccctcccgcgaagcgggctgaaaacgagcacTCAACTGTCGCCTAATAACAttaacgagcgtatgtgtccggggctttagtcattaaactgttttgttaataacttttaacaaacaacgagcgacggttaaaacctagtgcgggttttTCGGGGAGGTgatctttgtaatatatgtcaatatcatggTCTTGCTTCGTGTGGACAGCTGACAATTTgtacaaaatcattaaacttcttttgtttacaactttttaataaacaacgagcgacggctaaaaccttttgaaggtcgcTCAGGAGGGTACTCTTGAAAACATATGttaaggtcaaggtcattggagcTGACACCCctgtaatgcataattaccacAGTTtcttgttaataactttttaataaacaacgagcgacggctaaaaccttctacAGGTTACTCAGGGGATTgtcctctataatatatgtcaatggTCAAAGAATAATAGATTGAAAGTTGATGCAACAATCTGTTAAAGAAACAcgcttataaaattattgaatatatatttttgtgggaaaatatttttatatctctagACGAAACTGACGAGGAAGATGCGCAAGCACGCAAACGTCGTATGGCTGAAAAGGCTGTAAGTAATCAGAGTTGACCTAGCTTTCCTAATCTACAGCTaccttaatattattttgatatattgtgATATATCTCAAAAACTAGACACAACATATGTCACAATGAAAAAGATACGCAAGGTATAATTTTTTCTAGAGTTTTACCGAAAAGTTTTAACTATAAAATAGTTAATTTTATGAACTTCAATCGTATTTTATTCACTACGCTACTAGAGaacatttgaaaaatactTACATCGAGCCTTTGGCCACTGTCATATTAAGATTTTGTATGACATGGTTCGGATTCTTATTGCTACCATAGGTTTTGAAAGCATGTCTGACACTAACTGCCTGTTGACGGTTCCAAGCAAGGTTGTTCAGACTGGGCGTTGCTAGGACAGTATTCGATGCTATAATCGTCAGATCGGCATTGCTGTCTGTGTTGCTTTGCATCATCATATTTACGTTTGTAAGATCTTCAGTACCCGCGCCTTTGTCACTAAAACAAAAGCAAACATAACAATACAACAAAACTacaaaagtacaaaattaCATATGACATCTTGCGCAATCTTGTATAATGTAATTGCATAacgattaataaaagtttctaCAAGCAACTGcttattaattgtttataatacgTTATATACAATTGTAATGAAAAAACCTGCTTGCGATATGGAAGTAACTTACAATGTATTGATGAGAATGCATTGCACTTTATCTCTGTTTTGAAGATAACACATAGCAAAGATTAgttttaacaattaaattaaacattataaCTTGTTTTCAAATGTTGCCAAAAATGAACAGAAACAGTAATTTTTtggattttatattaacatatagaAAATccatacaataataaaatcctTATATCGTTGATCAATACTGGCTGTGCTTTATTGTTAAGTTACAATTACGACGTTTTGATCCACGATTATGGTCCTTCTCAAGTAAGCTAAATTACATAGAAACAAAGGTTATTATGCATCGTGTCTCGTTCTCGAGATCACTAATAACTAAGTAGTACCGCTTGAGTCCGCCAGGAGTCACCACAATGTTCagccatagaaaaaaaaacggcgGGGGGCCCATCTATCAAGGCCCGTCAACCGCCATCTTCTCTTCATAACGTTTTTTGTGCGCGAGGCGTAACCACGTTAGTTCAGCAATTCAAGTAACATGGATAAAAAATCACGCAAAAGAGATCGCTCTCCCTCAGTGGAGAGGCTTCAGCGAAAACTACGACGACTACAAGAGAAATTGAGTAAGAAAGGCGAGAATGTGTCACTGTTATCCGGTGGAAACAGTAATACTAGGTCGTCTGTCTCAACATTCTCAGGTttgttttcgttttttatgCAGGTGTGCTTTTTATTAAGCCAACCCATGCTCGGCGGCGAGCTCACACGAGAGGTGAGACACGTTCCGCACGATCCGACTAGGTTATATGGATGGTTCATCCCGCGTCAGTGAATTGACAGCGTATAACCTAGATCGTTTTGCACTTCTAGATTCTCCTCTGTACTTAGACGACGAGAATAAGGAGAACGAGGGTGAAAACCAAAACCCTACTAATCTGGAAGTGACAGAATCCGAAAAGGACGACGACTTCGTCGAATTGGACAAGGAAACACTGGAAATCCTTGGTGAAGGCCTTCCTGAAAAGGAGGGGGAATTTTTATTCCACCCAAAATTGGCGAAGGCGTGGAAAAAAGTCCTCATTGAAGGCATCGACAAGGAAAGCAAAACAAAGCTTCTCCGACTGTATCCTAGTAAGGGCAACTGCCCCCTTCACACGCCTAAGCTAAATCCTGAGGTCGAGGCTATTGTAAATGATACGGCAAAGAAACGAGATAAATATCTGGCAATCGATCAAGATCTTTGTGGAGCTGGCTTGTCAGCTCTAGGAAAAGCAGTCAACATGATCCTTAATGATACACATGTTGAAATTGACAGGAAGGAGTTATTATCAGCCTTGACCAACTCGGGCCGACTCATGTGCGAGTTGTTTAAACAACTTACTAAAGCGCGAAAAGCGTTCCTTTATCCGGGGCTTGACAAAAAAGCAAAGGTCCTTCTCGAGAAAGCGGACACAGATGAGTTTCTGTTCGGCTCAACGTTGTCCCAAAGAGTGAAGACAGCTAAATCAGTGGAGAAAGTAGGACTATCCTTGAAGACCCCAGCCACGGAGAAAAAGCTGCCTTTCAAACCCCATTCGGCTTTAAACTGGAGAGGCCCGCCTGCGAGGTACAACAAACAACCACAGGCGGGCTACCATCGCAGGGTACCTCCGCGGACGTATCCGCAGCACAAAGCTCAAGCGCAACGTCCGTCTGCAGTGCAGACGTAAACACAACAGCCGACGAGTCAATCGAATCCTACGACAACGTCCAAGTAGAAGTAGGCAAAACAGCAGGTAGATTACGCCATTTTATTCGAGCCTGGTCGAATATCACGTTGgacaattttgttttaagtTGTATATCTGGCTATAGCATTGTGTTTGATGAAACCCCAGTCCAGTCAAACGTGGTCCGAAACACTTCGTTAAATCCACAGGATGCACCTCATTTACAAGAGGTTATAAATGATCTACTTCGCATAGGGGCCATTGAACAATGCATTCCATATGAGTCTCAGTTTCTGTCCTCGTATTTTTTGGTTCCAAAACCAAGCGGTAAATTTAGATTTGTTTTAAATCTTAAAAACCTGAATAAATCGATTCAAACGGAGCACTTTAAAATGGAAGATATCCGTACGGCTTTGCGGTTGATGACAAAGAGCTGCTTTATGGCCACTCTGGATCTTCAAGATGCATATTTTCTCATCCCGATTGAAGAAAACAGTCGAAAATTCCTACGATTTATGTGGTCGGATGATCTATGGGAATTCACGTGCCTTCCCTTTGGATTGAACACAGCGCCGTGGATATATACGAAAATAACTAAACCAGTGGTAAATTTTCTGAGAGCGAAAGGTTTTTTGTTTGTGGTCTATCTTGATGATTGGTTGTGCTTTGGTAAAGACGCCAAAGAATGCTTAAAGAATATCGAGTCAACCCAACGGGTGTTACGGTCTTTAGGTTTTTTAATTAACCTACACAAGAGCAACTTAACTCCGAATACAAGATGTCAGTTTCTCGGATTTATTTTAGATGCTAATCGCATGACCATCGAGCTCCCGAAAAAGAAGAGACAGTCGAttctgttattaattaaaaaaattcgaaCGCTACAGTCTTGCACCATTCGCGAATTCGCCCAGTTCGTAGGCAACATTACGGCAGCTTGCCCGGCTATTCAATACGGCTGGCTTTATTCTAAAGTGTTTGAACGCCAGAAGTATTTGGCGTTGTTGCGTAGCAATGGTAACTTCGATGCAAAAATGAGGTTGTCTACAATACTAAATCCCGATTTAGATTGGTGGGAGTCCCATATCCTCGACGCCGTCAACCCAATTAAGCAGCAACAATACGTCCTGGAAATATTTTCAGACGAGTCATTAACCGGCTGGGGTGCTGCCTGTAATGGCGAAATGACATATGGCGCTTGGAACGAATCGGATCGAAACGctcatattaattatttagagTTAGTGGCCGCGTTCAACGCGCTACGGTGCTTCGCGGCAACAAAGAGGGACTGTGAAATATTACTGCGCATTGATAACACTACAGCTATTGCTTATATCAACCGAATGGGAGGCATTCAATACCCACATCTCAACAGTATCACTCGCAAAATTTGGCAGTGGTGTGAGCATCGCAATCTATGGATTACAGCATCATACATAGCGTCGAAGGAAAATGTGGAGGCCGATCTAGGATCCAGAATCGTTAACATCGATATAGAATGGGAGTTGGCACCTTGGGCTTTTCAGACTGTCGTACAACGATTTGGAGTGCCTGACATTGATCTATTCGCGTCAGGAATCAATACGAAATGTCAAACATTTTGCTCGTGGCACCGTGACCCCGAGGCTTTTTGTGTGGATGCGTTCACGATCGCTTGGACGGAATATCAATTCTATGCATTCCCCCCATTTGCATTAATATTGGGAGTACTAAGGAAAATACAAGTCGACCAGGCTCAGGGTGTCTTAATCGTATCATACTGGAAATCACAACCGTTATATTTCACCCCTCATCCAGATCTTTTACTCTCTTCTTGTAGGAAGATGCAACATCCACTGGCAGCAAAAATGACATTAGTGACCGGGATATTGTCCGGCAGAGTTTCCAAAGATTAAACATCACCGAAGACGCAGTGGACTTGCTATTAACGCAATCGAAAAACTCAATAACGCAATCGACACTCAAACAATACGCGAAATCTCTGGAAGACTGGGCTCGATTTTGTGTCAAAAAGAACTTCGATATTTTCACCCCACAAGTCAATCAGGTGATCGATTGGCTGCTGGCGAAATACAAGGCTGGCGCGTCATACGGGACTGTAAATACACTCCGATCGGCTCTAATTTGCGGCGATAGAATAGGGAAAAACCCCATAATTTCAAGATTCTTAAAGGGAGCCTTTAATGAAAGACCATCGAAACCTAAATACCAAAGGATTTATGACTTGGAACCAGTATTGAAGGAATTGGAAAAGTTACATCCGTTAGAAGACCTTAACCTCCAGGATCTCACAAACAAATTGGTCGTGCTTCTGGCAATAGTAACAGCCCACAGAAAGCAGACCTTTGCTCTCATAAGAGTAAGTAACATTCGCAGGGTCGTTACTGGATACGAGATAGAGATCCCAGACAGAATAAAAACGACGCGACCAGGATCTTGTCAGCCGCTGCTGACCCTACCACTGTTCCGAGGAAATCCGAAGCTGTGTGTAGCTTCTACTCTTGAGACGTATTTAGCGGTCACCAAACACATCAGAGGAACAATCGATTCGCTATTCATTACGACCAGAAAGCCGTTCCGCGCGGCGTCCAAAGATACGATCAGTGGGTGGATTCGCACATTTCTGGGAAAATGCGGCATCGGTGGACATTATGGTCCCCACAGCATTCGACACGCAGCAACGTCCGCGGCGTTTCGCAAAGGAGTGGACTTAGCAGTCATTAAGCGGCTAGCAGGTTGGTTAGAGAAGTCATCGAATTTTGATCGATTCTACAATCGTCCGATTGTACAAACGACCGACACGTTTGCGGCAGCAATCctccaataaaaaaaaagaggtcAGTGCAATTGCATTCatatagaaattaataaagattattaatatagaGTGCATGCGAATTTAGACTAAACTCTAAACAACTACTTAGTTATTAGTGATCTCGAGAACGAGACACGATGCATaattgaccgattgaacgaGCCCGCCGGAGGCGGGCGAAGTTCGATCGTGATTATGCGGAGGGTCTCGTTCGAAGAGATCACTACCCTCCCCTTTCCTTTCCCACAAAATCTCATTGGGGAACTTAGTTTTTCCCGCCCAGATGTTtacaataaaactttaaaCTATATGAAGAGAAGATGGCGGTTGGCGGGCCTTGATAGATGGGCCCCCcgccgtttttttttttctatggctGAACATTGTGGTGACTCCTGGCGGACTCAAGCGGTACTACTTAGTTATTAGTGATCTTTTCGAACGAGACCCTCCGCATAATCACGATCGAACTTCGCCCGCCTTCGGCGGGCTCGTTCGATCGGTCAATTATTTGGACAAATATAACAACGAAACTTAACTATATAAGGTTAAATACGGTTGGCACTTACTTGTAGATGTTAAGAATTTAAACAAAATCAAATAATCATTCGTAGAATATTTACACACAATCAATGTCAAAGATGTCagttaaattttcataataaatagaaatttctaAGTCATCCATTAAAAAGTCAATAATTCGAGATCATCCATTAAAAAGTCCATAATATCAAgagatttcaaaaataaatataattccaaTAAGTTAGCCGTTGAAAAGTATCCATGTAATAACACAATGTATCAAAAATAAGTCCAACAAGAACGACGGCCCAAAGACGACTAAACGTAAAGCCAAAACAAAATCTATGTGTTATGTATGATGTTATGATACACAGTGGGAAGTTTCTCAGTGTCCTTCTGCTTATGAATAGAATTACTATATTTCTTTATGTAAAACATCTCTGCTACCTCTCTTTtcttacaagtaacactacccaagtgccactcgtCGATTTTCctgaaactttgcacacacgtagtacatcgaaaaacattagacacgtatctttttatttgtgctaacaacgcaattttaaggttagaaaatgcattcgaaaatttaacactctatagcacaatggtaactaacgctacttctgagcgttattctcttacagcttttgcgacattactctattatgattttattggcTGCGTTCGACAGAAAAAGCTGCTTTGCAAAAATCATGAATCTGATTGGCGTATGCGcttaattttgattgaatcTAAAAGCATACGCAAATCATATTCACGAATTTTACAACGGTTGCAAAGCAGCTTTTTCTGCCGAACGCAGCCATTGTTTGAAtgtttggcattaattttacgagattcggaatggcagattcaaaatcgcggaccgaaatcgcagaattttcaaaacttttattcaaagtcagtttcgaagaagtgttttagatccgtgattacgattgtggtaacagttatatcaatctagaggtggaggatgaaaaatgacaaattcaatatggtgcatccaaaatggcggacccaaattccaattgttttaaattagttcCAAAGACTATTTTTGTGGTGGTTTTCGAGGTgactgtttacaatgttaatagtagtttgacaatatttcaaatgacggaaacaaacaaatcaagttaacgaaattttaagcaatttaatcTGCTAAAGACAGGTTTATGAAATTTGAAAGAGTGACCACAAAATCAGTGGTTTTTTTGCCTATTTTTGGTCCCGCGATATTGGAATTGAATTGTGTGCCAAATGGTACCTTATGATAATAGACATCAATCACTAAAAAGTTTTAAGTTGAGGTGAGAATTAGTTTCAGAGATATGGAGGGTCAAAGTAGTCAAAATTCATTAACGCGTCAGCTCATAACGCTTTAAAACACGAATTTTTATGTCAATCTACTAATTTAAAACTTCGTATCCAGAGGTTTTGTTGATTGTTGACAACAAATTGCAAgtcagattttaaaaattcaaaatgctAACGCGTAAGCGGTTCCGATAGAGGAATAGAAAAGGAACGTCGCATGTAGGCCCGTCTATCCTTCTCAGTTGCGCATGCGCCTTTGCAGAGATACGCAGTCTTCCCATATCTGCACATGTGCAAAGACAAAGGGGTCTTTTTGcagctttctctttctattgcTATATTGCTCTTTTAGCTCGCTCACGCActctatttttatatctctatGATCCGAACTTTACTTATCAGAAAAGAGGTTCTGAAAATAACTAATTACTATATTGAAAAAAGTTGCGTGCTAGTCACGGCTATAGTCTGACATCACCGGCACAGACATcctctgtttctttctttcccgaGCTATAACTGATGCATCatcgaaattattacaatgataataaaacaaaagtaattatgaaattaatataattaattaatataattgaaaataattataattaattaatataataataaattaatataattaatataaaatattcaacaatttaaaaattcgttAGGATTCGGAAATCGATTTTGTAACTTTGaatcatgaattttttaaatatattattcgccATATTTAATcagccattttgaatttttaaaatctgacTTGAAATTCGTTGTCAACAATCAACAAAACCTCTGGATAcgaagttttaaattattagattgaCATAAAAATTCGTGTTTTAAAGCGTTATGAGCTGACGCGTTAATGAATTTTGACTACTTTGACCCTCCATATCTCTGAAACTAATTCTCACCTCAACTTAAAATTTTTTGGTGATTAATGTCTTatcataaagtaccatttggCACACAATTCAATTCCAATATTGCGGGACCAAAAATAGGTGATTTTTGCGGTTACTCTttttgtcaaactactattaacattgtaaacagtcacctcgaaaaccaccacaaaaatggtctttgaaactaatttaaaacaattggaatttgggtcggccattttggatgcatcatattgaatttgccatttttcatcctccaCCTCTAGATtaatataactgttaccacaatcgtaatcacgggtctaaaacacttcttcgaaactaactttgaataaaatttttgaaaatt
This genomic interval carries:
- the LOC113563590 gene encoding uncharacterized protein LOC113563590 gives rise to the protein MDGSSRVSELTAYNLDRFALLDSPLYLDDENKENEGENQNPTNLEVTESEKDDDFVELDKETLEILGEGLPEKEGEFLFHPKLAKAWKKVLIEGIDKESKTKLLRLYPSKGNCPLHTPKLNPEVEAIVNDTAKKRDKYLAIDQDLCGAGLSALGKAVNMILNDTHVEIDRKELLSALTNSGRLMCELFKQLTKARKAFLYPGLDKKAKVLLEKADTDEFLFGSTLSQRVKTAKSVEKVGLSLKTPATEKKLPFKPHSALNWRGPPARYNKQPQAGYHRRVPPRTYPQHKAQAQLQSNVVRNTSLNPQDAPHLQEVINDLLRIGAIEQCIPYESQFLSSYFLVPKPSGKFRFVLNLKNLNKSIQTEHFKMEDIRTALRLMTKSCFMATLDLQDAYFLIPIEENSRKFLRFMWSDDLWEFTCLPFGLNTAPWIYTKITKPVVNFLRAKGFLFVVYLDDWLCFGKDAKECLKNIESTQRVLRSLGFLINLHKSNLTPNTRCQFLGFILDANRMTIELPKKKRQSILLLIKKIRTLQSCTIREFAQFVGNITAACPAIQYGWLYSKVFERQKYLALLRSNGNFDAKMRLSTILNPDLDWWESHILDAVNPIKQQQYVLEIFSDESLTGWGAACNGEMTYGAWNESDRNAHINYLELVAAFNALRCFAATKRDCEILLRIDNTTAIAYINRMGGIQYPHLNSITRKIWQWCEHRNLWITASYIASKENVEADLGSRIVNIDIEWELAPWAFQTVVQRFGVPDIDLFASGINTKCQTFCSWHRDPEAFCVDAFTIAWTEYQFYAFPPFALILGVLRKIQVDQAQDATSTGSKNDISDRDIVRQSFQRLNITEDAVDLLLTQSKNSITQSTLKQYAKSLEDWARFCVKKNFDIFTPQVNQVIDWLLAKYKAGASYGTVNTLRSALICGDRIGKNPIISRFLKGAFNERPSKPKYQRIYDLEPVLKELEKLHPLEDLNLQDLTNKLVVLLAIVTAHRKQTFALIRVSNIRRVVTGYEIEIPDRIKTTRPGSCQPLLTLPLFRGNPKLCVASTLETYLAVTKHIRGTIDSLFITTRKPFRAASKDTISGWIRTFLGKCGIGGHYGPHSIRHAATSAAFRKGVDLAVIKRLAGWLEKSSNFDRFYNRPIVQTTDTFAAAILQ